The window TTGCCCCATGGAATGTGAAGGCGAGAAAGTATATTTCAAACAGGGAGAAAGATGTCCGGACTGTAATATGTATTTGGTTCCGATTGAAGAAAAACTGGCTAAAGATCCTAATCATAAACCCACTTATTCATCTACCCATTTACCTGAAAATTTTAAAGACAGTGTTGGAAAATACTATTGTCCGATGTTCTGTGAAGGTGATAAAGTATATGATGAAAAAGGAGATTGCCCTGTTTGCCACATGCATTTAGAGGAAATCTCTGAAGATATGGCTAAAAATGCAGTTTCACATCACAGCCATTCACATGCTCATAGCCATAATCACAGTCATCACCATCATCATGAAGCGCCTAAGATCACTGATGAAATGGCAGGAAAATACTACTGTCCCATGTATTGTGAAGGAGATAAGACCTATGATTCTAATGTAGGATGCCCGGTTTGCGGAATGGATCTGGTAAAATATCCGGAAAAGAAAACTGCGAAATACACTTGTCCTATGCATCCTGAAATCATCAGCGATGAGCCAGGAAGCTGCCCAATTTGCGGAATGGATTTGGTAAGAATGCCCGACAGTGGAGATGATGAAGAGGATGAAACCTATAACATTCTGAAAAGAAAATTCTTGATTTCACTGGCGTTTACCGTTCCTGTTTTCATACTATCTATGGGCGGAATGTTTATTGATTTTCCCTTCTCACATCAAATTCAGGGGTTCATTGAACTAGCATTAACGCTTCCGGTTATGTTTTATTCCGGGTGGTTTCTGCTAAAAAGAGGCTGGGTTTCATTCAAAACCTGGAATCTTAATATGTTCAGCTTAATTGCATTAGGAGTTGCTGCGGCATTTATTTTTAGTATTACCGCATTGGCTTTTCCAGATATTATTCCCCATGAAATCCGTGGACATAACCATGAAATCCCATTATATTTTGAGGCAGTCTGTGTTATTCTCACGCTTGTTATTTTGGGTCAATTGATGGAAGCTGCTGCTCATAAAAAAACAGGAAATGCGATCAAAGAATTAATGAATCTATCACCGGATGAAGCCAATCTTATAGTGAATGGTGAAGAAAAAAGAGTATTGCTTTCACAAGTAAAAATTGGAGACTTATTAAAAGTAAAACCAGGTGAAAAAATTCCAGTTGACGGAAAGATCACAGAAGGGAACTCTATTGTAGACGAAAGTATGATTACGGGAGAGCCAGTTCCCGTTGAGAAAACAGTTGACGATAAAGTGTCATCAGGAACCATCAACGGCAATCAGGTATTCATCATGAAAGCTGAAAAAGTAGGTGACGAAACCCTTCTTTCTCAAATCATTAAAATGGTGAATGAAGCCAGCCGAAGCCGAGCACCTATCCAGAAACTGACAGATAAAGTATCTAAGGTATTCGTTCCTGTAGTCATCCTTATTGCTGTACTTACTTTTGTTCTTTGGCAGTTCTTTGGGCCTGAAGGAAAAAGAAGTTTATTTGCTTTCGTAAACGCTGTAGCCGTCTTAATTGTAGCATGTCCTTGTGCCTTAGGCCTTGCCACTCCCATGTCCTTAATGGTAGGAATTGGAAAAGGGGCTAAAAACGGTATTCTGATCAAAAATGCAGAAGCCCTGGAACAAATGAATAAAGTCAATGTATTGATTACTGATAAAACAGGAACTTTAACGGAAGGAAA of the Chryseobacterium capnotolerans genome contains:
- a CDS encoding heavy metal translocating P-type ATPase produces the protein MEQQYKILGMTCSGCQKKISNQLNSIEGVTADVNLENNTATITCDHTVALSVLNNSLAEIGKYRLEDPNSPEKAFVKPQDRVSPSSVYYCPMECEGEKVYFKQGERCPDCNMYLVPIEEKLAKDPNHKPTYSSTHLPENFKDSVGKYYCPMFCEGDKVYDEKGDCPVCHMHLEEISEDMAKNAVSHHSHSHAHSHNHSHHHHHEAPKITDEMAGKYYCPMYCEGDKTYDSNVGCPVCGMDLVKYPEKKTAKYTCPMHPEIISDEPGSCPICGMDLVRMPDSGDDEEDETYNILKRKFLISLAFTVPVFILSMGGMFIDFPFSHQIQGFIELALTLPVMFYSGWFLLKRGWVSFKTWNLNMFSLIALGVAAAFIFSITALAFPDIIPHEIRGHNHEIPLYFEAVCVILTLVILGQLMEAAAHKKTGNAIKELMNLSPDEANLIVNGEEKRVLLSQVKIGDLLKVKPGEKIPVDGKITEGNSIVDESMITGEPVPVEKTVDDKVSSGTINGNQVFIMKAEKVGDETLLSQIIKMVNEASRSRAPIQKLTDKVSKVFVPVVILIAVLTFVLWQFFGPEGKRSLFAFVNAVAVLIVACPCALGLATPMSLMVGIGKGAKNGILIKNAEALEQMNKVNVLITDKTGTLTEGKPSVEYIESINNEDKNQILQLAFSLNQNSEHPLSNAVIKRAKDENISAEKVDQFENISGKGVKGNINGKTAYLGNENLLTSHQIQIPNALKQKAIEVQSKAHTISYVAYNQNVLGFISFTDKIKASSKKAVDRLMSEDIDIIMMTGDNEHTAKAVAEELGIKHFKANCLPEDKLNEVKRLQQQGKIVAMTGDGINDSPALAQSDIGIAMGTGTDVAIESAEITLLKGDILGVAKAKLLSEKLLKNIKENLFFAFIYNVLGIPVAAGLLYPFFGILLSPMIAAAAMSVSSLSVILNSLRLNSVDLDIKQ